tttttaacttgcCACCTATATTCAGCatggaattttaatttttttaaaataaatttagaagagagaatgatacttttattttagagagaaaataaaTTCATGAAGAATTGAAACCTCTCTTTCATTAGTtgataatgcattaaatattaattttaaataattataataaatatatttttctaaattagtataaccATACATTATTCATTAGatgttaattgtaatataaatataataaaaataattttctaaaaataaatttagaagagaggaaagtgctttaattttagaagaaaaatgaatttatgAAAAATTGACACCTCACTTCAATTAGTtaggaaaaaaaatacaattttagtatattaaatagaagtatattattattattattattattattattattattattattattattattattaaaataattaaaaatattttcgattgataattgataagtagtttaataatgtattaaatatgaattttatataattataataaaaatatttttctaaattagtataattatgcattattcatttAATGCAttcattttggaggaaaaatgaATTTATGAGAAATTCATACCTCACTCTCATTAGTTgagaaaaaaattcaattttaatatattaagtaaattatataaatagaaatacttgctaagtatatataaaaaaggagatatataattatatataatataatttctATATATGTAACagatataaattattataattatagagacttactataattatattaaatttaattatgaatgtaaataaataaaagtgataataattaatattatttttttcttttttatatttaatatttaccgtaaatataaaaattattgagAAAAAAAGTAGGTactgattttattttattttattttacgtcatgaatttttttactaaaattaatgGAGGAAAAAAATCTTTATCATTATATATCAATCTCAATCACAATAAATAAGATGAATCGGTTGAGCAACTAACAAATTTAACGGATAAatgttattttctatttatgGAAAAAATAAGGTAACATACATGCGTATATTAATATAGGAAGAATATATACTTACAGCTTTAAAATCTTCAAGAATATTTGATTGTATTATCCTTCAAGCCAAAAAATTCATCCTTTATTttcattaaatatttatattaattcaattaaatgagtgttttaataaaagaaaaaattattattattattattattattattattattattattattattattattattattattattattattattgaagaataACGACAAGTATcgttattaatattaaattgattattaatatatatattgaattatgattaatattaaattagttatttatatataaatatatatatatatatatttaaacttgattatttatattaaatatatttaatgattattaaaaattaatcatataattatcattattaataACCTATTATTAATAACTCATTTATATTTctctaaaatataattttctatcttttttattattattattattattattattattattattattattaatatataggTTACCATTAAGATAATAACTTGTCACTAATAAAATTTTAggataatgaataaaaaatataattatatcaatataattaaaattaatatcattaaaatagttaaattaaGTAGATttgtataaattataataaaatacataacatttaaaaagaaaataaaatgaataagaagaaaataaaaataaataaaatagatagaaGACTACAATAAAGTAAATTGAATGTGAGAGTTTTTTTTGGTACATTTCATATCACATCCGTTTTTcagtaataataaaaaataaaaatacgtCAACTTGATAtctaaaaaaaatgatgagataaAATCATAATACAGTTATAAAGTAAAAGCTTAAATTAGAACATAATATCATTACACAACACATATTGAAAGTAATTTCACACTACAATATATACCACAAACAGGTAAATGACTTAAATTTAAATacgaaatattttttatttatgcataCATGATAACACCATGGTCTATAAATATTTCATAGATAACATATCTTATATAGCTCCGAATGATAAGCACCAAAGTTGGAGAGTGTGGTAGTTTGTGTCCACGATAGTTGTCTTCTTGTAACGACACCTCataggaagaaaaaaaattgttgtaaAAGCTATCAAATGAAAGAGTAATTGGTAAACGAATGATATTTTCTTCTAGCATACATGGTCTTTTAtagtgaaaaaataaaaatggaaggaattaaattttatatttttacattaggaatagaatttgatatttatcctaataaaattattattattatcaatataaatGGGTTAATAACTTGCCACTAATAAAATCATTGGATAATGAATAAGAATTAGAAGgttatcaatataattaaaatgaatataattaaaatatttaaaaatatttttgattgataattagtttaataatgtattaaatattgattttatataattacaaGTTTAATCACCCGTGccatgcacgtgataagattaaaattataattttaagttgttatgttaaatttcattttaattataataatttaattaataaaaaataacttgtatgcgttgtttttctttttttaatataatattaattgtattaactataaaatagttatttaatctacttttttcaataaatcaggCATATATACTCAATATGACCATAAATAATCTAGTGATACTTAAATCTaccaataaaattttatatgttgGTTTACTGTGAAGTaagaaaatatcaaaatcagctcaaaatgaagaacaaattaATAGAGAATCCTAATGCAGAAAGTTTtgtaataaacaataaataatttaaacctACTGAATAACAATTCAATGCTATCTTTTGATACCTGCAAAATATATACATGAAACAATACCGTATCAATgtttgtatataaaattatacgaattttaatgataattttaatattttcaaactaTTAATGTATAATAAGAATTCATCTATTAGTTCCTagaatttctaaattttgttaagtgatagtaataaattttaataaataaatagatttaGTAAGACATTTTGTTATTACCTTTTTATTATAGGCTCTCAAAAACTTCTCTATATACCACATTCATCATGCAGTTATCTTCCAAGTGTCCATGATCTTGCAACAGCACTCGCAGACCATCTTTACTCGTTACTCTTGATAACGTAACATACAATTGACCATGGGTGAAAACTGGCCTTGGAAGTTTCAATAGAGTTTGTCCATGGGACTTATTTATTATCATTGCAAATGACATGATAATTGGGAATTGTCTTCTTTGAAACCTGACCGGCAATGTTTCATTATTTGGAATTAGATTCACTCTTGGGATAAGAACAATACTTCTAACTTTGTTACCAGTTAAAGTCTTGCATTCTATCACATGATTTCCCATTCTTCTAACTTGCATCCTCGTTCCATTGCACAAACTATTAGTTTGGTCTATATTCCGCAGCAACATAACAGGAGCGCCAACCTTCAGAACCAACTTGTGTGGTGGTAGACCTGAACAATTTATTCCATTTAGAATCTCCGGTGAGAAAGCATCTAACTCAAGTTCCATATTTCCCTCTTCAGCACACACAGAGTCTGAACTTAAGTAGACTATTTCTTGTCCAGGTAGCCCTGCAGTCATCTTGTTGTTGACATCAGTGACACAAAAATCTAAAGTTGGTGCAAGAATTACTCTATCCTTGAAATAAATTTCAACGGATAAATTGGATAACATATTTGGATACACGAAATCAATGAGGTTATCCAAAACTGTCTCAGAGTTCTTAATCAAAATGTCAGATGGTATATGAACGATCGATTCACCATCTGTTGTATCACCAGCCAAATCATCACcaattttgagtagccattctGCAACATTTCTAAGTTCTTGTTTATTGTTGTTTTCACCTAGTGACAATCTCATGTTTTTTGTAAGCTTCAAAACCTTACAGTTATGCCACAAATATGAAGAATTAATAGAAGACTGAATTATATCTTGCCCTGAGCCTCTGAGAATTACAGGTAAAATTTGTCTAAAATCTCCTCCGAGAACAACAACTTTACCTCCAAATGGCAAATGAGCATTATACGAATCTGAGCACCTTAAGATGTCTCTGAGGCATTTATCTAAAGCTTCGTAAGAATACTTACTTATCATTGGAGCTTCATCCCATGTGATTAATTTGGCCTTAGCTTGGATATTAACCTTGCAAGAGGACTTCCCTGTTTAATGCTACACAAAGAATCCTCATTTATGGCAAAAGGAATTTTAAACCTTGAATGTGCAGTTCTTCCATTAGGCAACAAAAGTGCAGCAATCCCACTCGAAACAACATTTAAAACTATACCTCCTTTAGACCTAATTGAACATGATATAGTTgaccataaaaatatttttccacAACCACCTTGACCGTATAAGAAGAAAAATCCACCCATATTACCGCTAACAGCACCAATTATTTGATCGTATGCAAATTTCTGCTCATTAGTTAGCCTTTTTAAATACCCACTTAGTTCATTCGCAAGAGCATTAACGTCAAAATAATTGAAACAATTGACTATTAcgacttatatatatatatatatatatatatatatactaattacAAACGatatgaatttttaatgaaaatacttgatactaataaaaaaaattatataaatagaaattatttaatttcaatttcaatttcatataacaaaacagtggttttcaaaaattatggaATCTTTTTTTGACATATGTATTATGCCATACGTATAAATTATACGGGttattatataaattcatatatatgcATAACAAAAcagtttaatattatattttctacattaattatatgtcaatattttaaaaaagagataaaagaagagatatataaatatgtataatattattgctatatatGAAGCAGTTTTATATTGCTTTAATTATAAAGACttactataattatataaaatttaatttgaggAAATAATTTTCCTTGtcataaataatatactaaaaactgttagtatattatcttctttatgattaattgaatttatcaatgattttCCCGTGTAAATCGTTATTAcccaatttttaataattacttaatatacaaaatttgaaattggaaATTGTTATTACTAATTCAATTACCCAGTTAATTGAGTAATAATTGTCAAATTATTAAGGTACAAAATCATTGATTTACTCAATtgattttcatatattatttatatttcaagtaataatttaaaattatattatttacccagttaataatactattattaaaaattatattttgcattgatttttaaatcaattattaaataattatttttgttaagataattgtttataaattatttcaaattatattttgttaagatataattatttagattattactCATGACACGGgtataatttcattttataccaattaatcaattataattatatgacacgggtgtaattttaattttatctacgGATTATTTTTCGTAATAATATACAACATATTATTTACTgtgataatttaatttgattgatttctaattatttacgtacataaatgattaaaatatataacataaatatcGTAATTATAATTctatgatataattataattaacatattttatcataattaaatattgatttgatataattataataaaaatactttcccaaaataatataatctactATTATTCATCCACTAATTATTTGGAAATAAAccttaatatgattttttacaTCTCCACTATGAAAAATAACTACTTAGATATACCAAATAATATGTAACATATTACTACTTGTATAAGTTAAGGCACAAAGACAGGATTTAATTAAGGTGATTAAAACTTTCACCAAATAGAATATGACCTCAATCGAATAAAAAAAGGTACTCGATTTTGCATTAATTAGCTAGTCGAAGAAATAACATACTCATTCATTATTCatgtttcattatattttttaaataatatatagaaaacATATATCTTGTGTATAAAAATGTGActattagtaattttattaataaacctttttttaaactattactaatttcaattttaatagaaaatatgAGGAAATAATTTCGCTTGCCATAAATAATGTACTAAAACTGTTAGTATATTATCTTCTATATAGTTAAttgaatttatcaatgattttTCTGTGTAAATCGTTATTACCCAGTTTTTAATAACTTCTtaatatacaaaatttgaaattggaaattgttattactaattcaattaactggttaattaaataataattatcaaattattaaGGTGCAAAATCATTAATTTACTCAATagattttcatatattatttatattcaagtaataatttaaaattatattatttacccagttaataatactattattaataattattttttgcattgatttttaaatcaattattaaataattatttttgttaagataattgtttataaattatttcaaattatattttattaagatataattatttagataTTACTCATGGCACGGgtataatttcattttataccaattaatcaattataattatatgacacggtgtaattttaattttatccacCGATTATTggtaaataaattttattccaattataaataaaatctgTTTTTATTGACAAATAAATTATCTTTAGGTCAACGATTTAATATATGTGTAGGttcattttttgtaaaatataatgaaaatacaaataaagaaataaaggataaaaataaagttaataatATCTTACACTActtcattttattaaattatttaaaaatagcaCATCCACAAAAAATAAtcgtaatatataaattgagaaaataatttaaaattctataattataatttaatcaaatactaataGGAAAACCAAATTACCTAAACAATATTGAACCTATTTTAATCCTTATTCACATATAGTATAGAATCATTCTTATAACAACAACCAACTGAAATAACATCGTAAGTTTTAATATTTAGAATTCGTGCAAAATCAGACCATCCTCTTGTTAGATAAGCTTCATCATCCGCTATCCATGCAATGCGGCAAGGTATAGAATTGCCACACCGAGAAACCAAACTAACTCTTATTTCCCTCAATGACATTGCATACATGCAAAAGAAAgctggtaatttctgaaaaaaattaaaatgttaaaaaattattctaataatgaacatcttaaactaagaaaatttaaatatattaccaaTCGTTGAAATTGCATATCTGAATTTGTCATGAATTTAGCAAAACTGAACGCTTACATCCTTCGGTAAAGTAGAGACTATTGCCTCTTCTTTGAACGCTTACATCCATATAGTTGGAACCCGAATCAGTGAAGACAACTCGATGAGGTATTTTATGGATGTGATGCATTGTAAATGATTGTGGCAAAAGACAATCGAACTGGAACATTAGACGATAAGAATAACTTAGAgtaacaacaaataaaaaattatcaaaagaataatataatagaatgagtatataaaaaaatattataaaaaattataaattgaacCTTAAAAGGATCGGatcaacttcaataaaaaacgaagaatacattcttattctatgaagtagtaaaaaaaaacactaaatataaaattatgaattgactCTCAAATTTAGATTCATGTACCACAGGAAAACACTATATATAGACtttagtaaaacaaaaataaatatgtaaattatctattattaaggtaattttttaataatgcattaaattttgatttgatacaattataatgaagatatgtttctaaattagtataattatattattcattaatattaattataatataattatattaaagatattttttataaaataatttaaaaaaattatttgatatacgTGAATTGGGTaacaaatatttattattattattattactattattgatattattattatcattaaaattattaaaaatatttttaattgataattgataagtagtttaatagtgcattaaatattgatttgatataattataatgaggATATGTTGCC
This sequence is a window from Arachis stenosperma cultivar V10309 chromosome 10, arast.V10309.gnm1.PFL2, whole genome shotgun sequence. Protein-coding genes within it:
- the LOC130957665 gene encoding ATP-dependent DNA helicase PIF1-like, with protein sequence MGGFFFLYGQGGCGKIFLWSTISCSIRSKGGIVLNVVSSGIAALLLPNGRTAHSRFKIPFAINEDSLCSIKQGSPLARDILRCSDSYNAHLPFGGKVVVLGGDFRQILPVILRGSGQDIIQSSINSSYLWHNCKVLKLTKNMRLSLGENNNKQELRNVAEWLLKIGDDLAGDTTDGESIVHIPSDILIKNSETVLDNLIDFVYPNMLSNLSVEIYFKDRVILAPTLDFCVTDVNNKMTAGLPGQEIVYLSSDSVCAEEGNMELELDAFSPEILNGINCSGLPPHKLVLKVGAPVMLLRNIDQTNSLCNGTRMQVRRMGNHVIECKTLTGNKVRSIVLIPRVNLIPNNETLPVRFQRRQFPIIMSFAMIINKSHGQTLLKLPRPVFTHGQLYVTLSRVTSKDGLRVLLQDHGHLEDNCMMNVVYREVFESL